Proteins from a genomic interval of Bacteroidales bacterium:
- a CDS encoding arginine--tRNA ligase yields the protein MFYMEQLIVEIKNALKDLFQIEAGNEIQIQRTRKEFKGDYSINVFPWVKQIRKSPDEIARLIGNYLKQNNSNVESYEVIKGFLNITLTHNALINSFISINKPKSSCSAPEKILIEFSSPNTNKPLHLGHIRNNLLGDSISKILSSKPNNQVIKVNLVNDRGIHICKSMLAWKKWGNNITPSIAGKKGDKLVGDFYVLFDKEYKKQVKELIEQGFGIEEAEKKAPLIIEAQEMLQKWEHGDKETHQLWEKMNKWVYEGFEDTYAKLGIQFDKIYYESETYQLGKKYVLEGLEKGLFYKKDDGSVWVDLTTNGLDEKLLLRADGTSVYITQDIGTAILRYNEYMPDKMIYVVGNEQIYHFQVLKLVLEKLGFDWADKIYHLSYGMVELPEGKMKSREGTVVDADDLIEELNKEAQKISNELGKLKDEDPNYIEKATQTIALAALKYYILKVDPEKNMLFNPKESIDFDGNTGPFILYTYTRIQSLIRKAKELNIDVNTPLLCNLNDKEKEIIKMCLESHHILDEAIEKYSPARIANYVYALCKEYNQFYQQCPILKEENTQTRNMRLIISDKVAEIIKYLLSILGINVIDKM from the coding sequence ATATTTTATATGGAACAACTAATAGTTGAAATAAAAAATGCGCTTAAAGATTTATTTCAAATTGAAGCTGGCAATGAAATACAAATACAACGTACTCGTAAAGAATTTAAAGGCGATTATTCCATCAATGTTTTTCCTTGGGTTAAACAAATTAGAAAATCACCCGACGAAATTGCACGTTTAATTGGCAATTATTTAAAACAAAATAATTCTAATGTTGAATCGTACGAAGTTATTAAAGGTTTTTTAAATATTACCCTAACTCATAATGCTCTTATCAATAGTTTTATTTCGATAAACAAACCAAAATCATCATGTTCTGCACCAGAAAAAATTTTAATAGAGTTTAGTTCACCCAATACAAATAAACCCTTACATTTAGGGCATATCCGAAACAATTTATTAGGAGATAGTATTTCTAAGATATTGTCAAGTAAACCCAATAACCAAGTTATTAAAGTAAATCTTGTTAACGACCGCGGAATACATATATGTAAATCGATGCTAGCATGGAAAAAATGGGGAAATAATATAACTCCTTCAATAGCCGGCAAAAAAGGCGATAAACTCGTTGGCGATTTTTACGTTTTGTTCGATAAAGAATACAAAAAACAAGTAAAAGAGCTTATTGAACAAGGATTTGGTATTGAAGAAGCTGAAAAAAAAGCTCCTCTTATAATTGAAGCACAAGAAATGCTACAAAAATGGGAACACGGCGATAAGGAAACCCATCAATTATGGGAAAAAATGAACAAATGGGTTTACGAAGGCTTTGAAGATACCTATGCAAAATTGGGAATTCAATTTGATAAAATTTATTACGAATCAGAAACGTACCAATTGGGTAAAAAATATGTATTAGAAGGATTAGAAAAAGGCTTATTTTATAAAAAAGACGATGGATCTGTATGGGTTGATTTAACCACCAATGGATTAGATGAAAAACTCTTACTAAGAGCCGATGGAACATCGGTATATATCACTCAAGATATTGGAACCGCTATACTACGATATAACGAATATATGCCCGACAAAATGATTTATGTAGTTGGAAACGAACAAATTTATCATTTTCAAGTACTTAAATTAGTTTTGGAAAAATTAGGCTTCGATTGGGCTGATAAAATTTATCATTTATCGTATGGTATGGTTGAACTACCCGAGGGTAAAATGAAATCGCGAGAAGGCACCGTAGTCGATGCCGACGATTTAATTGAAGAACTTAACAAAGAAGCCCAAAAAATATCGAACGAATTAGGTAAATTAAAAGATGAAGACCCTAATTATATTGAAAAAGCCACTCAAACCATTGCATTAGCTGCTCTCAAATATTATATACTTAAAGTCGATCCCGAAAAAAACATGCTTTTTAACCCTAAAGAATCGATTGATTTTGATGGTAATACAGGTCCTTTTATTCTTTATACCTATACACGCATACAATCCCTAATAAGAAAAGCTAAAGAATTAAATATAGATGTCAATACTCCATTATTATGCAATTTGAACGATAAAGAAAAAGAAATAATAAAAATGTGCCTCGAAAGTCACCATATACTTGACGAAGCAATTGAAAAATACAGCCCCGCCCGAATAGCCAATTATGTTTATGCACTTTGCAAAGAATATAATCAATTTTATCAACAATGTCCTATACTTAAAGAAGAAAATACACAAACTCGTAACATGCGACTTATTATATCAGATAAAGTAGCTGAAATAATTAAATACTTACTTTCTATTTTAGGAATTAACGTTATTGACAAAATGTAA